Part of the Methanobacterium bryantii genome, TTATTTATCTACACAATAAGATAGTGAATCAAATGTTTGGATTAAAATTTAGAATAGAAGCTCTCTATTTTACGACTTTCAGAAAATCCACAAGTACAAGCTTAATTAGTTCTTATAGTATTCCTCCATTTACTACAATTCGAGGAATCATATCTAATGCATTAGGACTTAAAAGAGATGATTTAAGAGTTCAAAATTGGATAAATATCGGAATAAAACTTCAAAATAATGTTAATCGTTCCACAGAAATGGCAAAGGTTCTAAAACTAAAAGGAAATGGAAAAAAATATCAAAAAACATTTCCTTCATCACCAATGTTCAAGGAATTTCTTGTAAATCCAATTTATGACATTTACATTGCAGGTGAACAAGGAAAAATCCAAGACATATACAGTGCATTGAAAAATCCAAAAAGACCGTTGTATATAGGCGGATCAGATGAACTCATTGATATAAATGTTTTTGAGCCTGTAGAAATCGGAAAAGTTGCTTCCAAAGAAACATTTTGCGCTGTGGAGGGAATACATGAAAATTGTATAATTGAAAAAATTCCCTACAAGTTTATTCAAGCAGGAAGAAATTTTTCACTTGAATACAAAACAGTATCTATTCCTAAAGATGAAAATTTCAGTGGAGAAACCGAAACATTCAATTTTGATGGTGAGAACATTTTTCTTTTTTAAATTTAATTATTAAATTTTTTTAGGATATGGTTTAAATGCAATCTTTTGCTAAAAGACATATTAAAAATCAAAATGAATTCTTTCAAACCATTGAAGGGCATACAATTGATTCTTTGAAAATTTTAAAAGCTTATATTGAAAATAATCATGAGATAATAACACAATTTTGTGAAAGATGGGA contains:
- the cas5 gene encoding CRISPR-associated protein Cas5 is translated as MFGLKFRIEALYFTTFRKSTSTSLISSYSIPPFTTIRGIISNALGLKRDDLRVQNWINIGIKLQNNVNRSTEMAKVLKLKGNGKKYQKTFPSSPMFKEFLVNPIYDIYIAGEQGKIQDIYSALKNPKRPLYIGGSDELIDINVFEPVEIGKVASKETFCAVEGIHENCIIEKIPYKFIQAGRNFSLEYKTVSIPKDENFSGETETFNFDGENIFLF